One region of Salvelinus sp. IW2-2015 linkage group LG1, ASM291031v2, whole genome shotgun sequence genomic DNA includes:
- the LOC111960284 gene encoding CB1 cannabinoid receptor-interacting protein 1, with protein MVDDVPPIINIAIALKIQPNDGPVFFKVDGTRFGQSRTIKLLTGSKYKVEVVMKPGNTDATTMNIGGITIPLEQQSKDEESVVYHGQYDTEGVPHTKSGDRQPVQVSIEFGKAGQFETIWQVKYYNYYKRDQCQFGNKFTNIEYECKPNETRSLMWINKEVFN; from the exons ATGGTCGACGATGTTCCACCGATTATAAATATTGCCATCGCTCTAAAAATTCAACCGAATGATGGACCGGTGTTTTTCAAGGTGGATGGGACCAGATTCGGCCAGAGCAGGACAATAAAATTGCTTACAGGATCGAAGTATAAGGTTGAGGTGGTTATGAAGCCGGGAAATACTGATGCCAC CACCATGAACATCGGAGGTATCACCATCCCTCTAGAGCAGCAGTCCAAAGATGAGGAGTCAGTGGTGTACCATGGACAGTACGACACAGAGGGAGTGCCTCACACCAAGAGTGGGGACAGGCAACCTGTCCAAGTCAGCATAGAG TTTGGAAAGGCGGGCCAATTCGAGACAATATGGCAGGTAAAGTACTATAACTACTACAAGCGAGACCAATGCCAGTTTGGGAACAAATTCACCAATATCGAGTATGAATGCAAGCCCAATGAGACGCGCAGCCTGATGTGGATTAACAAAGAGGTGTTCAATTGA
- the LOC111965022 gene encoding F-box only protein 48, with the protein MYVSKRISNAYFVCERRPTLTSATETCPHNFAEILPTEMSLKIFSELDIDSLCSALLTCKQWHHIIEDSDHLWRNHCLTVRAFCQQEIDGDRQYGLSWKVTLVRNYRRGFLKSEWLRGRYSNIHSADELLDRNMCSLDVETWGEILEAELXR; encoded by the exons ATGTATGTCTCCAAAAGGATCTCCAATGCCTATTTTGTCTGTGAAAGAAGGCCCACTTTGACCTCTGCCACAGAGACATGCCCACACAACTTTGCCGAAATACTGCCCACGGAAATGAGCTTGAAGATTTTTAGCGAACTGGACATTGACAGCTTATGTAGTGCATTGTTGACCTGCAAACAGTGGCACCACATCATTGAAGACAGCGACCACCTCTGGAGGAATCATTGCCTGACTGTGCGAGCTTTCTGTCAACAGGAGATTGATGGGGACAGACAGTATGGACTGTCATGGAAG GTCACCCTGGTGCGGAACTACAGGAGAGGTTTTCTGAAGAGCGAATGGTTAAGGGGACGATACAGCAACATTCATTCTGCTGATGAACTACTGGACAGGAACATGTGCTCATTGGATGTCGAGACTTGGGGCGAGATTCTGGAAGCAGAGCTGGWGAGATAG